CAACTTGAGGGCCACGCGCCGATCCAACCGCGAGTCATAAGCGGCGAGCACCACTCCCATCCCGCCCTGTCCGAGCAGCTCCAACACGGTGTAGCGGCCCGCCAGCGGGGGACCGCCCAGGGACAATGCGAGACCAGGGTGCGCGACTTCCTCCATCCTGGGGCGAGGCACACCGGTTTGTCCGCACGTGAGGGTCCTCTCCAAAAGGCTGGCGTCGGGGGAATCCTTCTGCTCCACCTCATCCATGTGCGCGCGTCCAGTCACGACGACCTCCCTGGAGGACAGCCTTTCACGACGGGAACGCCCGGTGCCCACTCACCAGGACTGTTCTTTTCTTGAAAGACTATTCATCCCCCTGCCGGCTGGAAGTGATCCCTTTCACAACGGACATGTGAGTCAGATCACAACCCATGCCCGGGCAACGAGAGGCGCGCCCTCCGCGAGACAACCTATCGGGTGAGCGCACCCCGCCCGGGAAACGGCTGGATGCAAGAGCCGGACGTCAGGCGGCCTCGCGCGTCCTCGCCGCGAGCTGGGGCTGTCCGACCGTGGCGGGCTTCGTCGCGCGAGAAAACTCCATCGTGCCATCGTCGACCCTGCCGAAGCGCAGCGTGAGCAGATCGAGCGCGTAGTTCTGATAGAGCCGCCATGGCCGCTTCGCGCCCTGCTTCGGCATCAGGCCGAGCGCCCGCTGGACGTAGCCCGACGAGAAGTCCAGGAAGGGCTGCTCCTCGACCGAGTCGTCACGGCGCGGCATGCAGTGCGTGTAGCCATGGCGCCGCATGTGATTGAGCAGCCGGCAGACATACTCGAAGGTGAGGTCCACCTTCAGCGTCCACGACGCGTTGGTGTAGCCGAACGCGAAGGCGAGGTTGGGCACGTCGCTGAACATCATGCCCTTGTAGGTGAGGCTCTTCGACAGGTCCCGCCGCTCGCCGTCGACGCTGAACTCGATGTCGCTGAGCAGTTGCAGCTTGAGCCCCGTGGCGGTCACGATGACATCCGCCTCGAGCTGCTGGCCGGAGCGCAGCGTGATTCCCTTCTCGGTGAATGTCTCGATGTGATCGGTGACGACCGAGGCACGGCCCTGCTTGAGCGCGTTGAACAGGTCCGCGTCCGGGACGAGACAGACGCGCTGTTCCCACGGGTTGTAGCGCGGCGTGAAGTGGGTCGCGACGTCGTAGCCAGAACCGAGGTGCTCGCGCACCAGCTCGATGAGGCGCCGGCTGGCCCAGTGGGGCCACTTGCGCACCAATTTGAAGGAGATGATGCCGCCCAGCACGTTCCTCCAGCGTGTGAGCGCATAGGCGAGCCTCGCCGGCAGACGGCGGCGCAACGCGTTGGCGAGGCGATCCTCGGCCGGGCGCGAGACGACATACGTCGGCGAGCGCTGCAGCATGGTGACATGCGCGGCCTTCTTCGCCATCTCCGGCACGAGGGTGACGGCTGTCGCGCCACTGCCAATCACCACGACGCGCTTGTTCTCGTAGTCCAACGACTCCGGCCAGAACTGCGGATGGACGATGGGGCCCTGGAAGCGCTCCTCTCCGGGGAACTCGGGCCGGTGGCCCTCCGCGTAGTTGTAGTACCCGCTGCACATGCACAGGAAGTCGCAGGTGTAGCGCACGAGCTCCCCGCCGGGCCCACGCTCGGCCTCCACCGTCCAGCGCGCCTCCTTCGAGGACCACGAGGCCCGCTTGACGTGGTGCCGGAAGCGGATGTGCCGATCAATCCCATGCTCGCGCGCCGTCTCCCGCACGTAACGCAGGATGGACGGCCCGTCGGCGATCGCCTTCGCCTCGACCCACGGACGAAACGCGTAGCCCAGCGTGTGCATGTCCGAGTCCGAGCGGATGCCTGGATAGCGGAACAAATCCCACGTCCCGCCCATCGCCTCGCGCCCCTCGAGAATCACATATCGCTTGCCCGGGCACCTGGTCTGCAAGTGATAGGCCGCGCCGATACCAGACAATCCGGCGCCCACGATGAGCACGTCATGGTGCTCCACCGGGATGTCCACCCTCGCGGCCAGGCCGCCCGACGTGTGTTCGCCCAGGTCCGCGCGGCCAGCCATGAGATCTCCATGCTCGAAAGAAGTGACACCGCTCGTTGTCAATTTGTATCTGACAACGAGTCATGTCAATAGGAGGCCCCATGCCCACCAGCATGGCCGACCGACGACTCTATCGCGGCTCCTCCGCCGAGGAGCGCAGGGCGCAGCGGCGCGAACAGTTCATCGAGGCGGCCATCCGCGTCTATGGCGAGCAGGGGTATCGCCACGCGACGGTGAAGGCCGTCTGTGAGGCAGCCGGGCTGACCGAGCGCTACTTCTACGAGTCGTTCTCCCACAGCGAGGAGTTGCTCGTCGCCTCGTTCCAGGCGGTGAAGGACTTCCTCTTCGGGGAGTTGGAGAAGGCGGTTGCCGGGACATCGGGAGACGCCATCGGGCGCACCCGCACGATGCTCCAGACCTATTACGAGGTGCTCAAGGGCAATCCCCAGTCGGCGCGGGTCTTCCTCGTGGAGATCTCGGGAGTGAGCCCCGCGGTGGACCGGGCCCTCATCGCCGCGCTCGAGGCCTTTGGCGAGCTGATCACCCGGACGCTCACGCCACGGGAAGGAGGCGGCGCGGCGGACGAGCCCCTGCTGCGCGCGGGCGTGGTCGGAGGCGTGCTCCACATCGCCTTGAGCTGGATCCTCAGCGGCTACTCGCGGCCGATTCACGAGGTCGTCAACGCCGCCCTGCGCTTGTGCCTCGTACTCAACCCTGGAGCCGTGAAGCCAGGACGTGGGAGTGGCGTTTAAAATACCCTGGAGAGCCGCGACGATCCGAGACCCCCGTGGTCCCGGGTCACCTTCCCGCCCGGCCCCGGAGGTTCCCATGGCGTCCCCCGTGTTTGGCTTCGCCGATCTGCACTGCCACGTGATGGCCCACCTCGGATTCGGCGGGCATCTGCTCGCGGGCTTCCCGGATGGAGACATCGAGCGGGCGCTGTCCCGGTGTGATCTCCACCTGCACGGTGCCTGGGGACTGGGGCAGTTCGGCCGGGACTGGCCCCTGGTGCAGGCGTTCATCGAGGGGGGCTTCGGCCACGGCCCCTGTGGCCATGGCACCTACGCGGACTGGCCCTCCTTCAGCACCATGGCGCACCAGCAGGTGTTCGTGGACTGGCTCAAGCGCGCCCATGACGGAGGGCTGCGGCTGCTGTGCAGCGTGGCCGTGCACAACGAGCTGCTCGGCGAGCAGATGCAACGGCGCGGGCAGCCCCTGGACTCGGACGAGCAATCCATCGAGAAGCAGATGAGGGAGCTGCGCCGCTTCACCGCGCGGCACTCGAGTTGGATGGGGCTGGCCCTGAGCGCCGCCGAGGCCCGGCGGCTCATCACCGAGGGCAAGCTCGCCGTGGTGGCCGGCGTGGAGGTGGACTCGCTGGACAGCCTGCGCGGAGACCGGGCGGCGCTCAACAAGCAGCCCCTCACCCCCGAGCACCTGCCACGCATCTTCGAGTGGCTGCGCGAGCAGGGCATCCGGATGATGACGCCGCTGCACCTGGCCAACAACAGCCTCGGGGGCGCCGCCGTCTATGACGACAAGTTCAACCTGCTCAACCACTACCTGCGCGGCCGCTTCTTCGACGTGGAGGGCAGCAATCAGGTGAGCTTCCGCATGGGGCAGGACCTGAGCTTCGAGACGCGCGCGGCCATCACCGTCTACGAGGTGATGCATGGGGCACGCTACCCGGGAGGCTATGCCCTCAACGCGCCGGGCCTGGGCCACATCAACCGCAAGGGGCTCACCCCCGTGGGCGAGGCCTTCCTGCGCGAGGCCATGCGCCAGGGGTTCATCCTCGACGTGGACCACATGTCCACGCACTGCACCAACGCGGCGCTCGCCCTGGCCGAGGGCCGCGGCTACCCCGTCGTCGCCTCGCACTGCGCCTTCCGCGACCAGGCGATGGAGCCCCACGAGACGAGCATCAAGGGCAAGCGCGCCCACGAGGGCATGAAGACACGCGAGCAGGCGCGGCGCATCCTGGAGCTCGGGGGGATGCTCGCCCCCATCACCAACCAGCACGAGCTGAAGGACTTCCCGGGCAGCAGCGTGGCCAACGACTGCGCGCGCTCGTCCAAGACGTGGGCACAGTCCTACCAGTACGCCGTGTCCCTGCTGCGCGAGGTGGGCCGGGGCGGCGTGGCCATGGGCACCGACTTCAACGGCCTCAACCAGCAGCCCGGGCCCCGCTACGGGCCCCATGCCGCCCACGGGCTCGTGGACGACTCGCTGCGCATCAAGCGTCGGAGCCAGCAACAGATCGCGCAGTTGAACGCGCCTCCCCTGCCCTACTCGGGCACCATGTACCGCACGGACGTGCCCTTCGTGCGCTCGCGGGCCGGCTCGCGCGAGTTCGACTTCAACACCGAGGGTCTCGCCCACATCGGGCTCGTGCCGGACTTCATCCGGGACCTCGTCCACGTGGGCATGAAGGACGAGCAGTTGGATCCGCTCTTCTCCTCGGCCGAGGCCTTCCTGCGCATGTGGGAGTCCTGCGAGGCACGGGGCGCGGCGCTCGTGGCCGGGGAGTTGCTGGAAGCCTCCATCCCCCGGCTCTCCTAGTACGCGAGTAGCGGGCGAGGAGGGAGGCGCATGTTGCCGCCGCGCTCCGGGGCCTCACCTTTGGTGTCGGACCACGCATGAAGCGGAGGCAAGCGCATGTCGCACGCGAACACGGATGTGGAGACGCTCAATTCATTCCTGCGCGGGGAGTTGTCCGCGGTGGAGACCTACCGGCAGGCCATCGGCCACGTGTCGACGGACCGGCTGCGCGATCAGTTGCAGGACTGCCTGCGAGACCACGAGCAACGGGCCGACGCCATCCGCGACCGCATCGCCAGGCTGGGCGGCACGCCCTCCGAGGGCTCGGGCGTGTGGGGAGCCTTCGCGAAGGTCGTCCAGGCGGGCGCGGACGCCCTGGGAGAGCAGTCGGCCATCCAGGCGCTCGAGCAAGGGGAGGATCACGGCCTCGCCGACTACCAACGCGACCTGGACAAGACGCATGGAGAGGCCCGCCGCTTCGTGCGCATGGAACTGCTGCCCGCGCAGAAGCGCACGCATGACCGGATGAGCAAGCTCAAGAAGACACTGCACTGAGCGCGTCCGGGGGGAGACGGGAAGCTCCCCGCCTCCCGAGCCTGTACAATGGGCGGGAATGGAGAGCCCGCCCCTCCCCACCTGTCCCCGCTGTGGAGAGCCCCGAATCCTCACGCCCGAGTGCCCGCGATGCGGTGTGCTCTACGCCAAGGCCCGGGCCCGGACGGCCTCGGCCGCGCTCCCCGATTCGTCCGCCCAGGCGCTCCCCGCTCCCCTCGCTCCCCCGCTCGACGGCTCCGGTGTGCCCGTGGGCCGTCCGGAGACGATACTCACCTGGCAGGGCGACCTCGAGGACGCGCGGGACGAGCTGCGGCTGCGCCTGTTCGCCCTTCCCGTCGTGCTGCTCGGCATGTGGCTGCTCGTGAGCAACCAGACGGGCCACTTCCTGCTGCGCACCTTCCTCTCCATGTGGATCCACGAGCTGGGCCACGCCCTCACCGCCTGGTTCTGCGGCTTCCCGGCCATCCCCGGACCGTGGAAGACCCTCGTCTGGGAGACACGCACCCCCCTCGTCTTCGCGGGGCTGGCCTTCCTGCTCATGGGGCTCGTCTTCCGGGGCATCCTCCTGCGCAGCCGGCTCTGGGTGGCCGCGGGTGCCCTGGGACTCCTCCTCCAGTTCGCGGGCACCGTGCTGGGCAGCCCCACCACGTCCCGGATGCTCATCACCTTCGGAGGCGACGGCGGCAACCTCGTGCTCGGCACGCTCCTCATGCTGACGCTCTACCTGCCCCGGGAGTCCGCGCTGCGCCGGGGCTGGCTGCACTGGGGCTATCTCCTCATCGGCGCCGCGTCCTTCGTGGACACCTTCCATGAGTGGTGGGGCGCCCGGACGGACTTCGCGATGATTCCCTTCGGCATCCAGGAGGGCAGCTTCAGCGACCCGACCGTCCTCGTGGACCAGTACGGCTGGGACGAGCTGATGCTCATCCAACGCTACACCTGGCTGGGACTGGCCTGCCTGGCGGTGCTCGCCCTCGGCTACGCCGTGGGGCTGTGGCGGGCCCGCGCCGCGCTGCGGGCCCTGGAGCAGCCCCCCGGCGCCTAGGGGCTCCGGGTCTTGCGCACGTCCACGGCGGCCGCGCCCGAGGGCCCGCCCTGCGTGAGCAGTTGGATGGAGTGGACACGCCGCTCCACTTCCTGGGCATCGAGGAAGATGGACAGCATGTCGCGGATGGTGGGCAGCACCCGGGCGAGCGACACGGGGGTGAGGAGCTGAGGATCCACCCCGGCCTTGCGGCACGCGCGCGTCATCGTCGAGGGCGCGATGACGGGAGACAGGCCACAGCGCGCCACCACCGCGTCGAAGAGCGAGCCCGTATGCCCCGCGGGAGGATGATGCGCGGCGGCGGGTGCATGGGACGAGGGCAGATGCGCCGGGGGCGAGACCGCGGCGGGCGTCACCGGATGAGGGTGAGCGTGCGTGGGCGGGTGCGCGGGAGCGTGCCCATGCGCGTGCGCGGGAGCGTGCGTGGCGGAGTGGACGGCGGGGAAGGAGCCGGAGGGCGTGGTGAGCCCCTCGGACTCCGCGCGGCGCCGCAGCTCGGTGCGCACCTGGGCGCGCAGCACCTCGATGTCCTCCGTCTTCGAGCAGAAGGCATCCACCTTCACCGCGAGCGCCTCGGAGATGAGCTTCGCGTCGAAGCCGGACGTCAGGCCCACCACGGCCACATGGGCCGTGCCATCCAGGCTGCGCACCGAGCGCACCCACTCCGGCCCATCCAGCCCCGGCATCTCCAGGTCCAACAGGATGCAGTCCACCGGCTGGGCTTCCAACAGCCGCATGGCGTCCATGCCGGTCTCGGCGATGATGACGTCATGGCCGTCCTTGCGCAGCGCGTCCGCGGCGCGGTGGCGGAAGTCGATGCGGCCATCCACCACCATCACCCGGCGGCGCCGGCCCGCCGAGACCAGCCGGGGCGTGCCGTCCGACTCGGGCACCTGCGTGAGCTCGTGCGCCTTGCGCACCACGTAGGCCGGATCGTAGGGCTTGCCCACGTAGTCATTGGCGCCATGGGACAGGCCCTTGAGCCGCTGCACCACCGCCGCCTCGGTGGACAGCATCAGCACCGGCAGGTTGGCGGTGCGCGCGTCGCGCCGCAGCTCCTCCAGCAGCTCCACGCCGTCCCCGTCCGGCAGCAACATGTCCAGGATGAGCAGCTCGAAGTCCTGCTCGCGCAGGGCCTTGCGCGCCGAGGCGAGGCTGTCGCACAGGGTGGTACCAAACCCCGCGGCGCTCAACACCCCGCGCATGTCCGCGCGCACCGTCGCGCTGTCGTCCACGATGAGCACACGTGCCTTCATGCCGTTCCTTCCCTCGCGTCCGCTCGCGCGAGCGCCGTCAGCAGGAGCGGGAGCGCCGTCAGCCCCACCACATGCTGTGCCGCGCCCAGCCGGATGGCCTCGCGGGGCATGCCGAATACCACGCACGTCGATTCATCCTCTACCACCGTGGTGGCCCCCGCGCGCCGCATCGCCCCCAGCCCTTCCGCTCCGTCTCGTCCCATGCCCGTCAGTAAACATCCGATGGCCGACGCGCCCAGTTCCCGCGCCACGGACTCGAATAACGTGTCCACCGAGGGACGGCAGGAGTGGCGCTCGGGTCCGTCTTCGAGCCACAACCTCCCACCCCGGACCACCATGTGCCGATTTCCCGGTGCCATGCGCACGCACAGCCGGCCCGGCAGCGGCAGGGCCTCGCCGTCCACGGCCTTGCGGACCTGCAGGCCGCTGCGCGCCTCCAGCCATTCCACCATGGCGGTGTCGAACTGCTCGGTGGTGTGAAGCACCAGGAGCATGGGCAGGGGGAAGCCCGGCGGCAGCGCGCCGAGCAGGAAGCTCACGGCGGCGGGTCCTCCGGTGGAGGCCCCCACGACGAGCAACCGGGGAGCCTGGGCGAGCGTGGGCACCGCCGGCACCACGGGTGGGGGGCGGACCGGCTCGCGATGGAAGCGGGCCCTCACGTGGGTGATGACGCGCACGCGCGCCGCCATCCGCACCCGCTCCAGGAAGGTGCGCGACCACTTCGCGTCCGGCGGGCCCGAGGGCTTGTCCACGGCGTCCACCGCCCCCGCGGCCAGCGCGTCCATCGTGCGCTGGCCCTCGGTGCGGCTCTCCGCCGCCGAGAGCACGACGATGGGGGTGGGGCAATGGGCCATGATGAGCTCGGTGGAGCGCAGCCCATCCAGCTTCGGCATCATCAGATCCATCGTCACCACGTCCGGCCGCAGCCGGTGGCAGTGCTCGAAGGCCTGCTGGCCGTCGAGCGCCTCGCCCACCACCTCGAACGTGCCATCCGCCGCGAAGAGATCCGCGAGCCGACGACGCATCGTCAGCGAGTCGTCGACGATGAGGACGCGCAGGCGCTTCATGAGGCGGGCCTCCGTCCCTGGGCGGCTCCTTGCGCCGCCAGCCGCGCCACCGTCTCCAGGAAGCGGTGCTGGTGGAACTCGCCCTTGACGATGTAGGCGGACACGCCCGCTTCCCGGCTGCGCCGCAGGTCCTCGTCCGTGGCGAGCGAGGACACCATGAGGATGGGCAGGGACTGGAACTCGGGGGTGGCGCGCAGGTGGCGCGTGACGTCCAGGCCGGACATGCCCGGCATCTCCACGTCGACGATGAGCAGCGAGTGGCCGCCGCGCTTGATCTTCTCCAGGCCCTCCTCGCCGGAGGCGGCCAGTTCCACCTGGTAGCCCGCGGCCTCGAGGATGCTCTTCTCCAGCATGCGCGTGGTGACGGAGTCATCCACCACGAGGACGCGGTGGCGCGTGAGGGGACGTACCTGGGGCGCGCCCCCCGTGGTCCCGGACTGGATGCGGCGCACGAGTCCCGCGGCATCCAGGAGCAACAGGGGCACGCCCTGCTCGTCGAAGCTGGCCCCGGCCACCAGCGGCAGCGCGGGCACGGTGGAGGGCAGGGGCCGGCTCACCCGGCGGGAGATGCCGAGCAGCTTGTCCACGCCCACCGCGGCCCGGCCTCCGGTGCCCGCGTCGAGCACCAGCACGGACCAGGCCCGGAGCCGCTGCGCGCCCGCGCCCGCGCTGTCGAGCGCATCCACCAGGGGCAGGAAGGACAGCACCTCGCCCTCGTGGGAGATGCTGCCCCGGCCCCCCGTCCAGGTCACGGCGTCCGCCGGCAGGTGGAGCGCGCCGCCGAGCGACTCCAGGGGAAGCAGCAGGCGCTGGCCACCGGCCGATACCCCCAACACCTCCAGCGAGGCCAGGGTGAGGGGCACCTCCAATTGGATGCTCGTGCCCAGACCCGGCCGGGAGGAGATGGACACCTCGCCCTTGAGCCGGCGCACGGTGTCGCGCACCACGTCCAGGCCCACGCCGCGGCCGGACACGTCGGTGACGGAGCGGGCCGTGCTGAAACCCGGCCGGAAGAGCAGCTCCAGGAGCCCCGCGTCATCCAGGGTCTCCACCTCGTCGAGCGTGGCCACGCCGCGCTCCAGCGCCACCTGACGCACCCGCCCCAGGTCCACGCCCCGCCCATCGTCCTCGCACAGGAAGGACACGCGCCCGCCCCGCCGCCGCACCTCGAGCTTGAAGGTGCCCGCGGGGGACTTGCCCAGGGCCCGGCGCTCGTCGGGGTTCTCCAACCCGTGGTCCACGGCGTTGCGCACCACGTGCAGCAGCGCCTGGCGCACCGCCGACAACACGTGCCCGTCGATCTGGATGTCACCGCCCTCGGCGCGCACCTCCACCTGGCGGCCGAGCGAGGAGGCCACGTCGCGCGCGGCCAGCTCCAGGGGGCCGAAGAGCGTCTGCGCGGGAACGAGCCGCAGGGTGTGGGCCCCGTCGCGCAGACGGCCCAGCTCCGACTCCACCTGCCCCAGCCCGCCACCCAGCTGCCGCCCCGCCTTGCCCAGCGAGGAGCGGATGCCCTCGGCCACGGCCAACACCCGCGACAGCCACCGGGCACGCTCGGCGGCCGTGCCGCTGGAGGCCACCGGCGAGGTGAGCTGCTCGATGAGGCCATTGGCCCCCTGCTGCGCCTGGGCGAGCGACTCCACCACGCCGCGCAGGCCCCCGAGCTGCACCACCGCCTCGCTCAAGCCCTCCAGCAGCGTGTCCAGCCGCTCCAGCTCCACGCGCACCACCTCGGACGAGGACGAGGGGGCCTCGGCGAGGCGGATGGCGGACTCTTCCTGGGAAGGCGCCTGCTCGGGCGCCGGCGGCGGCGCGTCCAGGGCATCCAGGGCGACGGCCATCTGGCCCACCAGCCGCAGGAACTCGTGCACGCTGTCGGCGGGCAGCAGGTTGCCGCTGTCGCGGTAGGGCGAGAGCGCGTCCTCCACCGCGTGCGCCATCTCCGCCAGGCGCACCTGCCCCACCACGCGCGCCGCCCCCTTGAGGGTGTGCGCGTAGCGGAAGAGTTCGGGCACGGCCTCCGCACCACCCTCGCCGTCGTCCAGCGCGAGCAGGCCCTGGGTGAGCTGCTCCAGCAGCTCCCGGGCCTCGATACGGAAGTAGAGAAGGGGATCACTGTCCAGGCTCATGTGGAGCGCGAAGCCTCCTCCAACAGTTGGCGCACCAGGGCGTCCACGTCCAGCACGGGCAACAGCGTACCGTCAGGCAGTGACACGCGGGTGGCGAGCAGGGGATGGGGCGAGGAGGCGGCATCGTGGTGACGCTGCTCGGCGGAAGCGCGCAGCTGGCCCTCGAAGCCCGTCGCCGCGAAGCCCACGCGGCGCGCGCCTCCGGCGATCAGCAACCAGCCCGGGGCCTCCCCCGAGGCAAGGCCCAGCAACGCCGAGAGATCATGCACCGCGAGCAGTTGGCCCCGGAGGCCAACGAGCCCCAGCAACGAGGCCGGCGCCCCGGGCAGGCGCACCAGACGGGGCAGCAGGTGCAGGCCCGAGAGATCCCCGAGCCGCACGGCCAGGGAGGTCCGGCCCACGCGCAGCCGCAAGAGGGCCTCGCCGGGCTCGCGCTGGGCCGGAGGCGGCCGGGAGAAGGACGAATCGAAGCTGTCGCGCAGCTCCTCCAACCGCAGGGTTCCCCGCTGGGATGACGTACTCATGGAACCTCCGTACACGCCTGCAGTTCACGCAAGCCCACCTGCATCAAGCCATGCCGACCAAAGCCCCCGCCGAAGAGCGTCAGGCGCAAGGGCTTCTCCTGGGGAAGCAGCGAGAGCGCCATGCGCAGCGCCACCCGCGCTTCCGTCACGTTGCCCGCCCGCCGCGCCAGGGTCCCCGCGCGCAGGTGGCTCAAGGCGAAGGTGGGATCCGCGCGCGCGGCCGCCGCGTAGCGGTTGCGCGCCCCGGCCTCGTCCCCGGAGTGCTCCAGGCACACCCCGAGCAGGAAGTGGGCCGAGGCCTCCGTGTCCCTCACCGACAGGAGTTGCTGCCCCGCGTGCTCGGCCTCGGCGAAGCGGCCCGCGTTCAGGTGCAGCACGGCACGCAACAACTGCCCCTGGGGCAGTGCCGCCTGGGGCAGCGCGTCCAGCCGGGCCCAGGCCTCGGCGTAGCGCTCCGCGTCGAGCAGCGGCAGCAGCGCGTCCAGCCCCTCCTGCGTCGGCGGCGGCTGCCGGACAGGTGCCTTCACCGTCGCGGGCACGGGCGCGCTCACGGGCTCGGGGGCGACGGCCGGGGCGGGCGCCTTGCGGCGGTAGTAGAAGGCATCCGCGCTGCGCAACAGCTCGAAGTCCTCGGAGATCCCGCGCAGCGTCTCGCTGGGCCCCAGGAAGAGATAGCCGCCGGGGACGAGCGCCTGCGACATGCGGGCGATGATCTTCCGCGTCACCTCGGGGGGAAAGTAGAGCATGACGTTGCGGCAGAGGATGACGTGGAAGGAGGCCGGGGCCCAGAAGGCGGGGGCTTCCTCCAGCAGGTTGCGCTCCTCGAAGAGCACCTGATCCCTCAGCACGGGCCGCAGGAAGAAGCCCTCGGAGGAGCGCTGGAACCAGCGCTCGCGCAGGGCCTGGGGCACGGAGCGCAGCGACCAGGGCGAGTAGCGCGCGTTGCGGGCATGGGCGATGGCGCGCGGGTTGACGTCGATGCCCAGCACGCGCAGCTGCGCGGGGTCCACCTTGCCCTGCTCGCGGCACAGCAGCGCGATGGAGTAGGGCTCTTCTCCCGTGGAGCACCCGGCGCACAGCACGCGGAGGGAGGACCCCGGCTGAGCGAACGAGGGCAGCACCTTGGACACCAGCGCCTCGAGCTGGGCGGGATGGCGCAGGAAGTACGTCTCCCCCACCGTGAGCCGCTCCGCGAGCGCCCTCCACTCGGCCTCGGAGGCCGTGGAGTTCAACAGCGACAGGTACTCCTCCACCCCGCGGCTGGACGAGCGCTCGAACAGCAGGGGCGCCAGCTCGCCCCACTGCTCCGGTTCGTAATGCAGGCCCAACCGCTGCTCGACCAGGGTGATGAAGCGGGCGAGGGGTGAGCGCGACAGGGCTTCGGTCAAGACAGTTCCTTCCCCTCGGACCGCCCCAGGCGCTCCCACACTTCCCGGGGCAACAGGTGGGACGAGCCCAACACGGCCAGCAGGTGGCCGTCGAGCGCCCCCAACCGCTGCACATGACCCTGGGCCGTCTCGCGCAGCAGGGAGGGGACGGCCTCCAGGGCGTCCGCCTCCAGCGAGGACAGGCCCCGCACCTCATCCACCTCGATCACCAGACGGCCCTCGGGCACGCGCAGCGAGACGAAGCGCCCACCCATGCAGGGCTCGGCGGCCCCGCCACTCAGCAGCGCCCCCAGGCTCACCACCGGGGCCGACGTGCCTCGCACCAGACTGACTCCGCGCACGAAGGCGGGCGCCGACGCCACCGGAGTGATCGGCAGCGGCCTCATGGTCTCCTCGACCTCATCGAGGGGCAGCGCGCACATCCACGACCGTGCCCTCACCAAGA
Above is a window of Cystobacter fuscus DNA encoding:
- a CDS encoding chemotaxis protein CheW encodes the protein MPGTGSRRFLLVRARSWMCALPLDEVEETMRPLPITPVASAPAFVRGVSLVRGTSAPVVSLGALLSGGAAEPCMGGRFVSLRVPEGRLVIEVDEVRGLSSLEADALEAVPSLLRETAQGHVQRLGALDGHLLAVLGSSHLLPREVWERLGRSEGKELS
- a CDS encoding CheR family methyltransferase, with the translated sequence MTEALSRSPLARFITLVEQRLGLHYEPEQWGELAPLLFERSSSRGVEEYLSLLNSTASEAEWRALAERLTVGETYFLRHPAQLEALVSKVLPSFAQPGSSLRVLCAGCSTGEEPYSIALLCREQGKVDPAQLRVLGIDVNPRAIAHARNARYSPWSLRSVPQALRERWFQRSSEGFFLRPVLRDQVLFEERNLLEEAPAFWAPASFHVILCRNVMLYFPPEVTRKIIARMSQALVPGGYLFLGPSETLRGISEDFELLRSADAFYYRRKAPAPAVAPEPVSAPVPATVKAPVRQPPPTQEGLDALLPLLDAERYAEAWARLDALPQAALPQGQLLRAVLHLNAGRFAEAEHAGQQLLSVRDTEASAHFLLGVCLEHSGDEAGARNRYAAAARADPTFALSHLRAGTLARRAGNVTEARVALRMALSLLPQEKPLRLTLFGGGFGRHGLMQVGLRELQACTEVP
- a CDS encoding hybrid sensor histidine kinase/response regulator; the encoded protein is MSLDSDPLLYFRIEARELLEQLTQGLLALDDGEGGAEAVPELFRYAHTLKGAARVVGQVRLAEMAHAVEDALSPYRDSGNLLPADSVHEFLRLVGQMAVALDALDAPPPAPEQAPSQEESAIRLAEAPSSSSEVVRVELERLDTLLEGLSEAVVQLGGLRGVVESLAQAQQGANGLIEQLTSPVASSGTAAERARWLSRVLAVAEGIRSSLGKAGRQLGGGLGQVESELGRLRDGAHTLRLVPAQTLFGPLELAARDVASSLGRQVEVRAEGGDIQIDGHVLSAVRQALLHVVRNAVDHGLENPDERRALGKSPAGTFKLEVRRRGGRVSFLCEDDGRGVDLGRVRQVALERGVATLDEVETLDDAGLLELLFRPGFSTARSVTDVSGRGVGLDVVRDTVRRLKGEVSISSRPGLGTSIQLEVPLTLASLEVLGVSAGGQRLLLPLESLGGALHLPADAVTWTGGRGSISHEGEVLSFLPLVDALDSAGAGAQRLRAWSVLVLDAGTGGRAAVGVDKLLGISRRVSRPLPSTVPALPLVAGASFDEQGVPLLLLDAAGLVRRIQSGTTGGAPQVRPLTRHRVLVVDDSVTTRMLEKSILEAAGYQVELAASGEEGLEKIKRGGHSLLIVDVEMPGMSGLDVTRHLRATPEFQSLPILMVSSLATDEDLRRSREAGVSAYIVKGEFHQHRFLETVARLAAQGAAQGRRPAS
- a CDS encoding chemotaxis protein CheW; this encodes MSTSSQRGTLRLEELRDSFDSSFSRPPPAQREPGEALLRLRVGRTSLAVRLGDLSGLHLLPRLVRLPGAPASLLGLVGLRGQLLAVHDLSALLGLASGEAPGWLLIAGGARRVGFAATGFEGQLRASAEQRHHDAASSPHPLLATRVSLPDGTLLPVLDVDALVRQLLEEASRST